One segment of Pirellulales bacterium DNA contains the following:
- a CDS encoding O-acetyl-ADP-ribose deacetylase, giving the protein MWRSLGKKRLELVQGDVTAQQVDALVNAANCALAGGGGVDGAVHRRGGPQIMAETRQRYPEGCPTGSAVVTRGGALAARYVIHAVGPVWRGGNSGEAQLLASAYRTSLALAAAHDCRTVALPALSTGAYGYPMDLAARVALNTVAEFLLDTGQALPELARFVLFDAGSFGAFSAALEELSAAWPHLQ; this is encoded by the coding sequence ATGTGGCGCTCGCTCGGCAAGAAGCGATTGGAACTCGTCCAAGGCGACGTTACCGCCCAACAAGTCGACGCCCTGGTGAACGCCGCGAACTGCGCCCTGGCGGGGGGCGGCGGCGTCGACGGAGCGGTCCATCGGCGCGGCGGCCCGCAGATCATGGCCGAAACGCGCCAACGCTATCCCGAAGGCTGCCCGACTGGTTCGGCCGTGGTCACGCGCGGCGGCGCTCTCGCCGCGCGCTACGTGATTCACGCGGTTGGGCCCGTGTGGCGCGGCGGAAATTCGGGCGAGGCCCAACTGCTCGCCTCGGCCTATCGCACGTCGCTCGCCCTGGCCGCGGCGCACGATTGCCGCACCGTCGCCTTACCGGCCTTGAGCACGGGGGCCTACGGCTACCCCATGGACCTGGCCGCTCGCGTGGCCTTGAACACCGTGGCCGAATTCCTGCTCGACACGGGCCAGGCCCTGCCCGAGCTGGCGCGATTCGTCCTGTTCGACGCGGGCAGCTTCGGCGCTTTTTCGGCGGCGCTCGAAGAGCTTTCAGCCGCCTGGCCTCATCTACAGTGA